One Glycine max cultivar Williams 82 chromosome 6, Glycine_max_v4.0, whole genome shotgun sequence DNA segment encodes these proteins:
- the LOC100799577 gene encoding TPR repeat-containing thioredoxin TTL1: MSHSGKKPVSSELGLTERFRDSLSCSDDNKPDFRELDLSSPVSTLRPRQHHSAPTTTSSSSTSTSSGSTGSGSGRNGNNNAVSKRSHSGELSGSSETNSPTRVSKPGHRRSNSGQSQRSPSSSSSAVNSPPLNVLPAGNICPSGRVLKAATAAVAPSRSSRSDVLGSGTGNYGHGSIMRGGKGGGGGGGGGGDVRIAGESAKGVDPEEVKRIGNEEYKRGHFVEALCLYDRAIAMSPGNAAYRSNRAAALTGLGRLPEAVKACEEAVGLDPNYGRAHQRLAMLFLRLGQVEDARKHLCYPGLQLDPAELQKLQIVEKHINKCGDVRRIRDWKGVLREVDAAVAAGADSCVQLFMCRAEALLKLHQIDDAESCISWIPKSKPHPGSLSQARFFGMFSEAYCFFVRAQIEMAFGRFENAVTTAEKASQIDPRNVEVAVLLNNVRMVARARLRGNDLFKSERFTEACSAYGEGLRLDPSNSVLYCNRAACWFKLGQWERSIEDCNQALHIQPDYTKAILRRAASNSKLERWEEAVTDYELLRRELPDDNEVAENLFHAQVALKKSRGEEVHNLKFGGEVEDISGLEQFRAAISLPGVSVVHFETASNLQCKQISPLVNTLCSRNPSINFLKVNIQTSPAVAAAENVRVVPTFKIYKNGSQVKEIICPSHDMLEHSIRHYSL, translated from the exons atgTCACATTCCGGGAAGAAACCCGTGTCGTCCGAGTTAGGGCTCACCGAGCGGTTCCGCGACTCACTGAGTTGCTCCGACGACAACAAACCCGATTTCCGAGAACTCGATTTGAGTTCGCCGGTTTCAACATTGCGGCCACGTCAGCACCACAGTGCGCCCACCACAACGAGTAGCAGTAGCACGAGCACTAGCAGCGGCTCGACCGGGTCCGGTTCGGGTCGGAACGGAAACAATAACGCGGTTTCGAAGAGATCTCATTCTGGTGAGTTGTCTGGGTCGAGCGAGACCAATAGTCCGACCCGGGTTTCGAAACCGGGTCACCGGAGATCCAATTCGGGTCAAAGCCAGAGATCTCCTTCGTCGTCCTCCTCCGCTGTCAATTCTCCGCCGCTGAACGTTCTCCCGGCCGGGAACATCTGCCCGTCCGGAAGGGTTCTCAAGGCGGCGACCGCGGCCGTGGCGCCAAGCCGGAGCTCCAGGTCGGATGTTCTGGGCTCCGGCACGGGGAATTACGGCCACGGGAGCATAATGCGAGGTGGAAAAggtggcggcggcggcggcggtggtggtggtgatgtgAGGATCGCTGGCGAATCGGCGAAGGGCGTGGATCCGGAGGAGGTGAAGAGGATTGGGAATGAAGAGTATAAGAGAGGGCACTTTGTTGAGGCGTTGTGTTTGTATGATCGAGCAATTGCAATGTCTCCCGGCAATGCCGCTTACCGGAGCAACCGTGCGGCGGCGTTGACCGGTTTAGGACGGTTGCCGGAGGCGGTGAAGGCGTGTGAGGAGGCTGTGGGGTTGGATCCTAATTATGGGAGGGCGCATCAGCGCTTGGCAATGTTGTTTCTCAG GTTAGGACAGGTTGAGGATGCTAGGAAGCACCTTTGTTATCCTGGCCTGCAGCTGGATCCTGCTGAGTTGCAGAAGTTGCAAATTGTGGAAAAGCATATTAACAAATGTGGTGATGTACGGAGGATACGAGATTGGAAAGGTGTACTGAGGGAGGTTGATGCTGCTGTTGCTGCTGGAGCAGACTCTTGTGTTCAG CTCTTTATGTGTAGAGCAGAAGCCCTTCTCAAGCTACACCAGATTGATGATGCTGAATCATGTATATCATGGATTCCCAAAAGCAAGCCACATCCTGGTTCCTTATCACAGGCAAGATTTTTTGGGATGTTTTCTGAGGCTTATTGCTTCTTCGTTAGAGCTCAGATTGAGATGGCTTTTGGAAG GTTTGAGAACGCAGTTACAACTGCTGAGAAAGCTAGTCAGATTGACCCCCGAAACGTTGAAGTTGCTGTTTTGCTCAACAATGTGAGGATGGTTGCTAGAGCTCGATTGCGTGGTAATGATCTTTTTAAATCAGAAAGGTTCACTGAGGCATGCTCGGCATATGGGGAGGGTTTGAGGCTCGACCCTTCAAACTCTGTCCTCTATTGCAATAGAGCAGCATGTTGGTTTAAGCTTGGGCAATGGGAAAGATCAATTGAAGACTGCAATCAAGCTTTACACATCCAACCTGATTACACTAAAGCCATTCTTCGAAGGGCTGCCTCAAATAGCAAG TTAGAAAGGTGGGAAGAAGCAGTAACAGATTATGAGCTTTTGCGGAGAGAACTACCAGATGACAATGAAGTTGCCGAAAATCTGTTTCATGCGCAAGTAGCATTAAAGAAATCACGTGGGGAAGAAGTGCATAATTTAAAGTTTGGTGGTGAAGTGGAGGACATATCAGGTCTTGAGCAGTTTAGAGCGGCAATATCTTTACCAG GTGTTTCTGTTGTCCATTTTGAAACTGCGTCAAACTTGCAATGTAAGCAGATATCGCCATTGGTGAATACACTATGCAGTCGTAATCCATCTATTAACTTCCTCAAG GTGAATATTCAAACAAGCCCCGCAGTCGCTGCTGCTGAGAATGTTAGGGTTGTACCAACCTTCAAGATCTATAAAAATGGCAGTCAAGTGAAGGAAATTATATGTCCTAGTCATGATATGTTGGAACACTCCATTAGGCATTACAGCTTGTAG